Proteins found in one Hypericibacter terrae genomic segment:
- a CDS encoding BolA family protein, whose amino-acid sequence MSDKQAADRPVALAIETKLRQALHPTHLKIIDESGLHAGHAGARAGGESHFRVEIEAASFMGLSRVERQRRVHAVLASELAEPVHALSLSLTAPGERAPKP is encoded by the coding sequence ATGTCGGACAAGCAAGCGGCGGACAGGCCCGTGGCCCTGGCGATCGAGACCAAGCTGCGCCAGGCGCTCCATCCGACCCATCTGAAGATCATCGACGAATCCGGTCTCCATGCCGGTCATGCCGGGGCTCGCGCCGGCGGCGAAAGTCATTTCCGCGTCGAGATCGAAGCCGCTTCCTTCATGGGATTGTCGCGTGTCGAACGGCAGCGCCGCGTCCATGCGGTCCTGGCCTCCGAACTCGCTGAACCGGTGCATGCGCTGTCGCTGAGCCTGACGGCACCCGGCGAGCGAGCGCCGAAGCCATAG
- a CDS encoding J domain-containing protein has translation MFQWEDEAAAEAEAPHCDHANCAEPGLYRAPKSRDRLNDYFNFCLEHVRAYNKSWNYFQGMGADDIEHQIRRDTVWDRPTWPLGGWRIPQREDVNRAFRRAMGLDEESEPASEARQQGPKLSSAEYQALRTLELKPGVTWDEVKARYKGLAKLLHPDANGGDKLAEERLKLVNQAYSTLKQSALF, from the coding sequence ATGTTCCAGTGGGAGGATGAGGCGGCAGCGGAGGCCGAGGCGCCGCATTGCGACCATGCGAATTGCGCCGAACCGGGTCTTTATCGCGCGCCCAAGTCGCGCGACCGGCTCAATGACTACTTCAATTTCTGCCTGGAGCATGTGCGGGCCTATAACAAGTCCTGGAACTACTTCCAGGGCATGGGCGCCGACGACATCGAGCATCAGATCCGGCGCGACACCGTCTGGGACCGGCCGACATGGCCGCTCGGCGGCTGGCGCATACCTCAGCGCGAGGACGTGAACCGCGCCTTCCGTCGGGCCATGGGCCTGGACGAGGAAAGTGAGCCTGCCAGCGAGGCCCGGCAGCAGGGGCCCAAACTCAGCAGCGCCGAATATCAGGCGCTGCGCACGCTGGAACTGAAGCCCGGGGTCACCTGGGACGAGGTCAAAGCCCGCTATAAGGGGCTTGCCAAGCTGCTTCACCCCGATGCTAATGGCGGCGATAAATTGGCCGAGGAACGCTTGAAGCTCGTGAACCAGGCCTACAGCACGCTGAAGCAAAGCGCGCTGTTTTGA
- a CDS encoding DMT family transporter: MTVTSAASEPGDRRGAFLLLGAIILVWGINWPVMKVGLGSIPPFWFGGLRLLLGSISLFLVAAFRGRLTLPALADWPVVATVGLVQMAGFLALVNIALLHVPAGRSAVLCYTTPLWVAPGAALFLGETLSRRKLAGLALGLAGLLILFEPGSFDWSNRPLLLGNAFLLGAALLWALTILHIRGHRWHGSALDLAPWQQLTGALPLLAVAFLVEGGPDAIDWKWSTLLVLAYNGPIASGFAYWAAVAVTRRLPALTSSLAFLAVPVMGLTASAVALGEHPQPALLLGFLLILIGLVLVEYKPRKPAA; the protein is encoded by the coding sequence GTGACCGTCACCTCTGCCGCCAGCGAGCCCGGCGACCGCCGCGGCGCCTTTCTCCTGCTGGGCGCGATCATCCTGGTCTGGGGCATCAACTGGCCGGTCATGAAGGTCGGGCTCGGATCGATCCCGCCCTTCTGGTTCGGCGGGCTGCGATTGCTGCTGGGCTCGATCTCGCTCTTTCTGGTCGCAGCGTTCCGCGGCCGGCTGACTCTGCCGGCGCTGGCCGACTGGCCGGTGGTCGCCACCGTCGGGCTGGTGCAGATGGCGGGCTTCCTCGCCCTGGTGAACATCGCCCTGCTCCATGTGCCCGCCGGCCGCTCGGCGGTGCTTTGCTACACGACACCGCTCTGGGTGGCGCCGGGGGCCGCCCTGTTCCTCGGCGAGACGCTGAGCCGGCGCAAGCTCGCCGGTCTGGCACTGGGGCTGGCCGGCCTCCTCATCCTGTTCGAGCCCGGCAGCTTCGACTGGTCCAACCGCCCCCTGCTCCTCGGCAATGCCTTCCTGCTTGGCGCGGCGCTGCTCTGGGCCCTCACCATCCTCCATATCCGCGGCCATCGCTGGCACGGCTCGGCCCTCGATCTGGCGCCCTGGCAGCAGCTGACCGGCGCCCTGCCCCTGCTGGCGGTGGCATTCCTGGTCGAGGGCGGCCCCGACGCGATCGACTGGAAATGGAGCACCCTGCTAGTGCTCGCCTATAACGGCCCGATCGCCTCGGGCTTCGCCTACTGGGCCGCCGTCGCGGTGACGCGCCGTCTCCCTGCTCTGACGAGTTCCTTGGCTTTCCTGGCGGTGCCGGTCATGGGCTTGACCGCGTCGGCCGTGGCGCTGGGGGAACATCCGCAGCCGGCCTTGCTGCTCGGTTTTCTCCTGATCCTGATCGGGCTCGTGCTGGTCGAATACAAGCCGCGCAAGCCGGCCGCATAA
- the cobS gene encoding cobaltochelatase subunit CobS: MATESTTTNGQLQLPDITISVQQTFGLDSDMQVPAFSQPSEHVPDVDEAYRFDHDTTLAILAGFAYNRRVLIQGYHGTGKSTHIEQVAARLNWPCIRVNLDSHISRIDLIGKDAIVLREGKQVTEYREGLLPWALQHPTALVFDEYDAGRPDVMFVIQRVLEVEGKLTLLDQNKVLRPHPAFRLFATANTIGLGDTSGLYHGTQQINQGQMDRWNIVTVLNYLPHDDEVNIVLAKAPTYDTDEGRKAVSAMVALADLTRSGFIAGDISTVMSPRTVITWAENAKIFNDVAFAFKVTFLNKCDEIERTTVAEYYQRCFGTELKQAGKTQLV; encoded by the coding sequence ATGGCAACCGAAAGCACGACGACCAACGGGCAGCTGCAATTGCCCGACATCACGATCTCTGTCCAGCAGACCTTCGGCCTGGACAGCGACATGCAAGTGCCGGCCTTCAGCCAGCCTTCCGAGCATGTGCCGGACGTCGACGAAGCCTATCGCTTCGATCACGACACGACGCTCGCGATCCTGGCCGGGTTTGCCTATAACCGCCGCGTCCTGATCCAGGGCTATCACGGCACCGGCAAATCGACCCATATCGAGCAGGTCGCGGCACGGCTCAATTGGCCCTGCATCCGCGTCAACCTCGACAGCCATATCAGCCGCATCGACCTGATCGGCAAGGACGCGATCGTCCTGCGCGAAGGCAAGCAGGTGACCGAGTATCGCGAAGGCCTCCTGCCCTGGGCGCTGCAGCATCCGACGGCGCTGGTGTTCGACGAGTACGACGCCGGCAGGCCCGACGTGATGTTCGTGATCCAGCGTGTGCTCGAGGTCGAAGGCAAGTTGACGCTGCTCGACCAGAACAAGGTGCTGCGGCCGCATCCGGCCTTCCGCCTGTTCGCCACTGCCAACACGATCGGCCTCGGCGACACCTCGGGCCTCTATCACGGCACGCAGCAGATCAACCAGGGTCAGATGGACCGCTGGAACATCGTGACCGTGCTCAACTATCTGCCGCATGACGACGAGGTGAATATCGTCCTCGCCAAGGCGCCGACCTACGACACCGACGAAGGCCGCAAGGCGGTCTCGGCGATGGTGGCGCTGGCGGATCTGACGCGCTCGGGCTTCATCGCCGGCGACATCTCGACCGTCATGTCGCCGCGCACCGTGATCACCTGGGCGGAGAACGCGAAGATCTTCAACGACGTCGCGTTCGCCTTCAAAGTGACCTTCCTCAACAAGTGCGACGAGATCGAGCGCACGACGGTGGCCGAGTATTACCAGCGCTGCTTCGGCACCGAGCTGAAGCAGGCCGGCAAGACCCAGCTCGTCTAA